One Mycolicibacterium parafortuitum DNA segment encodes these proteins:
- a CDS encoding copper transporter has protein sequence MISLRTHAISLAAVFLALAIGVALGSGLLSNTVLSGLRDDKQDMQQQIHSLTDERNALNEKLSAAGDFDAQMAPRILRDTLANKSVVIFRTPDATDGDVDGLVRMVGAAGGSVAGTVGLTQEFVDANSAEKLLSVVNSPIVPAGAQLSTATVDQGSQAGDLLGITLLVNKDPKAPPIDDGQRETVLRALRDTGFLTYGTERVGAANTALVVTGGPLGEDAGNQGATVARFASGLARHGSGTVLVGRDGSATGTAAIAVTRSDAALKNAVSTVDDVNAESGRITAVLALGALINGARPDQFGVGPGATSVTVPQ, from the coding sequence GTGATCTCACTGCGCACCCACGCCATCTCGCTCGCCGCGGTCTTCCTGGCGCTCGCCATCGGCGTGGCGCTGGGGTCGGGGCTGCTGTCCAACACGGTGCTGTCCGGCTTGCGTGACGACAAACAGGACATGCAGCAGCAGATCCACAGCTTGACCGACGAACGCAACGCGTTGAACGAGAAGCTCAGTGCAGCAGGGGATTTCGATGCGCAAATGGCGCCGCGCATTCTGCGTGACACCCTGGCGAACAAGTCGGTGGTGATCTTTCGCACCCCCGACGCCACCGACGGCGACGTCGACGGTCTGGTCCGGATGGTCGGTGCCGCGGGCGGGTCGGTCGCCGGCACCGTCGGGCTGACCCAGGAGTTCGTGGACGCGAACTCCGCCGAGAAACTGCTGTCGGTGGTCAACTCGCCGATCGTGCCCGCCGGCGCGCAGTTGAGCACGGCCACCGTCGACCAGGGCTCGCAGGCCGGTGACCTGCTCGGCATCACGCTGTTGGTGAACAAGGATCCGAAGGCGCCCCCGATCGACGACGGCCAGCGCGAGACCGTGCTGCGCGCGCTGCGCGACACCGGGTTCCTGACCTACGGCACCGAACGGGTCGGCGCGGCCAACACCGCGCTCGTGGTCACCGGCGGTCCGCTCGGCGAGGACGCCGGCAACCAGGGCGCCACGGTGGCGCGGTTCGCGTCCGGCCTGGCCAGGCACGGATCTGGCACCGTGCTCGTCGGCCGCGACGGCTCGGCCACCGGGACCGCCGCGATCGCGGTGACCCGCTCGGATGCCGCGCTGAAGAACGCGGTCAGCACCGTCGACGACGTCAACGCCGAATCGGGACGCATCACCGCCGTGCTGGCGCTCGGCGCGTTGATCAACGGCGCCCGGCCCGATCAGTTCGGCGTCGGCCCGGGAGCGACTTCGGTCACCGTCCCGCAATAG
- a CDS encoding CTP synthase: MPALRKHPQTATKHIFVTGGVVSSLGKGLTASSLGQLLTARGLQVTMQKLDPYLNVDPGTMNPFQHGEVFVTEDGAETDLDVGHYERFLDRDLSGSANVTTGQVYSTVIAKERRGEYLGDTVQVIPHITDEIKRRVLEMAAPDAGGNRPDVVITEVGGTVGDIESLPFLEAARQVRHEVGRDNCFFLHCSLVPYMAPSGELKTKPTQHSVAALRSIGIQPDALILRCDRDVPEPLKVKIALMCDVDIDGVISTPDAPSIYDIPKVLHREELDAYVVRRLNLPFRDVDWTQWNDLLHRVHEPRETVRIALVGKYIDLSDAYLSVAEALRAGGFAHHAKVDIRWIPSDDCETEAGAAAALADVDGVLIPGGFGIRGIEGKVGAIRYARRRGLPVLGLCLGLQCIVIEAARSVGLTEANSAEFDPDTPDPVISTMADQRDAVAGEADLGGTMRLGAYPAVLEKDSLVAKAYGATQVSERHRHRYEVNNTYRERIAESGLRFSGTSPDGHLVEFVEYPADVHPFLVGTQAHPELKSRPTRPHPLFIAFVGAAVEYNNGERLPVELPAIPDSQANGAEHALEDAPARG; this comes from the coding sequence TTGCCAGCGTTACGCAAGCACCCGCAAACGGCCACCAAGCACATCTTTGTCACTGGTGGTGTCGTGTCGTCGCTCGGTAAGGGGCTCACGGCGTCCAGCCTCGGCCAGCTGCTGACCGCGCGGGGCCTGCAGGTCACCATGCAGAAGCTCGACCCGTACCTCAACGTCGACCCGGGCACGATGAACCCGTTCCAGCACGGGGAGGTCTTCGTCACCGAGGACGGGGCCGAGACCGACCTCGACGTCGGCCACTACGAGCGCTTCCTCGACCGGGACCTGTCCGGGTCGGCGAATGTGACCACCGGGCAGGTGTATTCGACGGTCATCGCCAAGGAGCGTCGCGGCGAGTACCTCGGCGACACGGTGCAGGTGATCCCGCACATCACCGACGAGATCAAGCGGCGGGTGCTGGAGATGGCCGCCCCCGACGCCGGCGGCAACCGGCCCGACGTGGTGATCACCGAGGTCGGCGGCACCGTCGGCGACATCGAATCGCTGCCGTTCCTGGAGGCGGCCCGCCAGGTCCGCCACGAGGTGGGTCGCGACAACTGCTTCTTCCTGCACTGCTCGCTGGTGCCCTACATGGCGCCCTCGGGTGAGCTCAAGACCAAGCCGACCCAGCACTCGGTCGCCGCGCTGCGCAGCATCGGTATCCAGCCCGACGCGCTGATCCTGCGCTGCGACCGCGACGTGCCCGAGCCGTTGAAGGTCAAGATCGCGCTGATGTGCGACGTCGACATCGACGGCGTCATCTCGACCCCGGACGCGCCGTCGATCTACGACATCCCCAAGGTGCTGCACCGCGAGGAGCTCGACGCGTATGTCGTGCGCCGGCTCAACCTGCCGTTCCGCGACGTCGACTGGACGCAGTGGAACGATCTGCTGCACCGCGTCCACGAGCCCCGCGAGACCGTCCGAATCGCGTTGGTGGGCAAGTACATCGACCTGTCCGACGCGTACCTGTCGGTCGCCGAGGCGTTGCGGGCCGGCGGGTTCGCCCACCACGCCAAGGTGGACATCCGCTGGATCCCGTCGGATGACTGCGAGACCGAGGCCGGCGCCGCCGCGGCGCTGGCCGACGTCGACGGGGTGCTGATCCCCGGCGGGTTCGGGATTCGCGGCATCGAGGGCAAGGTCGGTGCCATCCGGTATGCGCGCAGGCGCGGCCTGCCGGTGCTGGGGCTGTGCCTGGGCCTGCAGTGCATCGTGATCGAGGCCGCCCGCTCGGTCGGGCTGACCGAGGCGAACTCCGCGGAGTTCGATCCCGACACCCCCGACCCGGTGATCTCCACGATGGCCGATCAGCGCGATGCCGTCGCCGGTGAGGCCGACCTCGGCGGCACCATGCGCCTGGGCGCGTATCCCGCTGTGCTGGAAAAGGATTCGCTGGTCGCCAAGGCCTACGGGGCCACCCAGGTCTCGGAGCGGCACCGGCACCGCTACGAGGTGAACAACACCTACCGCGAGCGGATCGCCGAGAGCGGGCTGCGGTTCTCCGGCACCTCACCCGACGGGCACCTCGTCGAGTTCGTCGAGTATCCCGCCGACGTGCACCCGTTCCTCGTCGGCACCCAGGCCCACCCGGAGCTCAAGAGCAGGCCGACGCGCCCGCATCCGTTGTTCATCGCGTTCGTCGGCGCGGCCGTCGAGTACAACAACGGGGAACGGCTGCCCGTAGAACTTCCTGCGATTCCGGACTCCCAGGCCAACGGTGCCGAGCACGCACTCGAGGACGCCCCGGCCCGTGGCTGA
- a CDS encoding NUDIX domain-containing protein encodes MAEDDPGTHEFSTARSETLHVGKILAMRADEVRMPGGGTARREVVEHFGAVAVVALDEDGRVVLVYQYRHALGRRLWELPAGLLDFGGEEPHVTAARELVEEVGLAAREWHTLVDIVSAPGFCDESVRIFLATGLSDVERPEAHDEEADLTVTRVDLADAVARVYSGDIVNSIAVAGILAAHALPDPSSLRPVDAPWVDRPWAFARRIGRT; translated from the coding sequence GTGGCTGAGGACGACCCGGGCACCCACGAGTTCTCCACCGCACGTTCGGAAACCCTGCACGTCGGCAAGATCCTGGCGATGCGCGCCGACGAGGTGCGGATGCCCGGCGGGGGAACCGCCCGGCGCGAGGTGGTGGAGCACTTCGGCGCGGTGGCCGTGGTCGCACTCGACGAGGACGGTCGGGTGGTTCTGGTCTATCAGTACCGTCACGCGCTCGGCAGGCGGCTGTGGGAGCTGCCCGCCGGTCTGCTGGATTTCGGCGGCGAGGAGCCGCACGTGACCGCGGCCCGCGAACTCGTCGAGGAGGTCGGGCTGGCGGCCCGCGAGTGGCACACGCTGGTCGACATCGTGTCGGCGCCGGGCTTCTGCGACGAGAGCGTCCGGATCTTCCTGGCCACCGGCCTGAGCGATGTGGAGCGCCCCGAGGCCCACGACGAGGAGGCCGACCTGACCGTGACCCGGGTCGACCTCGCCGATGCGGTGGCCCGGGTGTACTCCGGGGACATCGTCAACTCCATCGCGGTGGCCGGCATCCTGGCCGCGCACGCGCTGCCGGACCCCTCGTCGTTGCGGCCGGTCGACGCGCCGTGGGTGGACCGGCCCTGGGCGTTCGCCCGCCGGATCGGGCGTACGTGA
- the xerD gene encoding site-specific tyrosine recombinase XerD → MGVGTALDDQLQGYLDHLAIERGVAANTLSSYRRDLRRYAEHLRAREIADLADVAETDVSEFLVALRQGDPDNGVVPLSAVSAARALIAVRGLHRFAASEGFAAIDVARDVKPPTPSRRLPKSLTIDEVLALLEAAGGDSDADSPLTLRNRALLELLYSTGARISEAVGLDVDDVDTEARSVLLRGKGGKQRLIPIGRPAVSALDTYLVRGRPDLARRGRGTPAIFLNARGGRLSRQSAWQVLQDAAERAGVTATVSPHVLRHSFATHLLDGGADVRVVQELLGHASVTTTQIYTMVTVNALREVWAGAHPRAR, encoded by the coding sequence ATGGGCGTCGGAACCGCCCTCGACGATCAACTCCAGGGCTACCTCGATCACCTGGCGATCGAGCGTGGGGTCGCCGCCAACACGCTGAGCTCCTACCGACGCGATCTTCGCCGCTATGCCGAACACCTGCGGGCGCGGGAGATCGCCGACCTCGCCGATGTCGCCGAGACCGACGTCAGCGAGTTCCTGGTCGCGCTGCGCCAGGGCGACCCCGACAACGGTGTGGTGCCGCTGTCGGCGGTGTCGGCGGCGCGGGCGCTGATCGCGGTGCGGGGTCTGCACCGGTTCGCCGCATCCGAGGGTTTCGCCGCGATCGACGTGGCCCGCGACGTCAAACCGCCGACCCCGAGCAGGCGGCTGCCGAAGAGCCTGACCATCGACGAGGTGCTGGCGCTGCTGGAGGCCGCCGGCGGTGACAGCGACGCCGACTCCCCGCTGACATTGCGCAACCGGGCGCTGCTGGAACTGCTGTACTCGACCGGCGCCCGGATCTCCGAGGCGGTCGGGCTCGACGTCGACGACGTGGACACCGAGGCCCGGTCGGTGCTGCTGCGCGGTAAGGGTGGCAAGCAGCGGCTGATCCCGATCGGGCGCCCCGCGGTCAGCGCGCTGGACACCTACCTGGTGCGGGGGCGCCCCGACCTGGCCCGCCGCGGGCGCGGCACCCCGGCGATCTTCCTCAACGCCCGCGGTGGCCGGTTGTCGCGGCAGAGCGCGTGGCAGGTGTTGCAGGACGCCGCCGAACGCGCGGGCGTCACCGCGACGGTGTCCCCGCACGTGCTGCGGCACTCGTTCGCGACGCACCTGCTCGACGGCGGCGCGGACGTGCGGGTGGTGCAGGAGCTGCTCGGCCATGCCTCGGTGACGACCACGCAGATCTACACGATGGTCACCGTGAACGCCCTGCGCGAGGTGTGGGCCGGCGCCCATCCGCGGGCCCGCTAA
- a CDS encoding O-methyltransferase: MNGLRRWARLALGMPSFVRTGQIGDGRENACADFVEATAPRGDVDAALAAIDTFATREAMLVNVGVEKGALLDAAVRRAHPALAVELGTYCGYSALRIARAAPSARVLSVEFSAANAEVARRIWAHAGVADRVTCVVGTIGDGGRTLDALAGEHDVTAGSVDLLFIDHDKSAYLSDLLAIEERGWLHRGSIVVADNVRIPGAPGYRRHMREQQGTRWDTVEHKTHVEYQSLLPDLVLESEYLVG, encoded by the coding sequence ATGAACGGTCTACGGAGATGGGCCCGGCTGGCGCTCGGCATGCCGTCGTTCGTGCGTACCGGCCAGATCGGTGACGGCCGCGAGAACGCGTGCGCGGACTTCGTCGAGGCCACGGCACCGCGCGGAGACGTGGATGCGGCGCTCGCCGCGATCGACACCTTCGCCACCCGCGAGGCGATGCTCGTCAACGTGGGTGTCGAGAAGGGCGCGCTGCTCGACGCGGCGGTGCGCCGCGCCCATCCCGCCCTGGCCGTGGAGCTCGGCACCTACTGCGGCTACAGCGCGCTGCGCATCGCGCGGGCGGCGCCGTCGGCCCGGGTGCTGTCGGTGGAGTTTTCCGCGGCCAACGCCGAGGTCGCGCGCCGCATCTGGGCCCACGCCGGAGTCGCCGACCGGGTCACCTGCGTCGTCGGCACGATCGGGGACGGCGGGCGCACCCTCGACGCGCTGGCCGGCGAGCACGACGTCACCGCGGGCAGCGTCGACCTGCTGTTCATCGACCACGACAAGAGCGCGTACCTGTCGGATCTGCTCGCCATCGAGGAACGCGGCTGGCTGCACCGGGGCTCGATCGTCGTCGCCGACAACGTGCGCATCCCGGGCGCACCGGGCTACCGGCGCCACATGCGCGAACAGCAGGGCACGCGGTGGGACACCGTCGAGCACAAGACCCATGTCGAATACCAGTCACTGCTGCCCGACCTGGTGCTCGAATCGGAGTATCTGGTCGGTTAG
- a CDS encoding ParA family protein — translation MTDPTGAPDPEPTPGLTGRLPRQIPEPTPRTSHGPAKVIAMCNQKGGVGKTTSTINLGASLAEYGRRVLLVDLDPQGALSAGLGVPHYELEHTVHNLLVEPRVSIDQVLIKTRVPGLDLVPSNIDLSAAEIQLVNEVGREQTLARALYPVLDRYDYVLIDCQPSLGLLTVNGLACSDGVIIPTECEFFSLRGLALLTDTVEKVHDRLNPKLEISGILITRYDPRTVNSREVMARVVERFGDLVFDTVVTRTVRFPETSVAGEPITTWAPKSAGAEAYRALAREVIYRFGA, via the coding sequence ATGACCGACCCGACAGGCGCTCCGGACCCCGAACCCACCCCCGGTCTGACCGGCCGGCTGCCACGCCAGATCCCTGAACCCACGCCCCGCACCTCGCACGGACCGGCGAAGGTCATCGCGATGTGCAACCAGAAGGGCGGCGTCGGAAAGACCACCTCGACGATCAACCTCGGCGCCAGCCTGGCCGAGTACGGCCGGCGCGTGCTGCTGGTCGACCTGGATCCGCAGGGCGCATTGTCGGCCGGGCTGGGCGTGCCGCACTACGAGCTCGAGCACACCGTGCACAACCTGCTGGTGGAGCCCCGGGTCTCGATCGACCAGGTGCTGATCAAGACCCGGGTGCCGGGGCTGGACCTGGTGCCCAGCAACATCGACCTGTCCGCCGCCGAGATCCAGCTCGTCAACGAGGTCGGCCGCGAGCAGACGCTCGCCCGGGCGCTGTATCCGGTGCTGGACCGCTACGACTACGTGCTGATCGACTGCCAGCCGTCGCTGGGCCTGCTCACCGTCAACGGGCTGGCCTGCAGCGACGGGGTGATCATCCCGACCGAGTGTGAGTTCTTCTCGCTGCGCGGGCTGGCGCTGCTCACCGACACCGTCGAGAAGGTGCACGACCGGCTGAACCCGAAGCTGGAGATCAGCGGCATCCTGATCACCCGCTACGACCCCCGCACGGTGAACTCGCGTGAGGTGATGGCCCGCGTCGTGGAACGCTTCGGGGACCTGGTGTTCGACACCGTGGTGACCCGCACCGTGCGGTTCCCCGAGACCAGCGTGGCCGGCGAACCGATCACCACGTGGGCGCCGAAATCTGCTGGCGCCGAGGCATATCGGGCGCTGGCGCGTGAGGTCATCTACCGGTTCGGCGCGTGA
- a CDS encoding segregation/condensation protein A codes for MSETTTADQPTDASPQAGFKVRLSNFEGPFDLLLQLIFAHRLDVTEVALHQVTDEFIAYTKQIGPQLGLDETTSFLVVAATLLDLKAARLLPAGEIHDEEDLALLEVRDLLFARLLQYRAFKHVAEMFAELEAAAMRSYPRAVSLEDRYSELLPEVMLGVDAARFAEIAAAAFTPRPVPSVRLDHLHQVSVSVPEQAAKLVSLLEQRGIGEWASFSELVSDCEVPIEIVGRFLALLELYRARAVTFEQPEALGVLQIAWTGERPTSQQLATADAE; via the coding sequence GTGAGCGAGACCACGACCGCGGATCAGCCCACCGACGCGTCGCCCCAGGCCGGGTTCAAGGTCCGGCTCAGCAACTTCGAGGGTCCGTTCGATCTGCTGCTGCAGCTGATCTTCGCGCACCGGCTCGACGTCACCGAGGTCGCGCTGCACCAGGTGACCGACGAGTTCATCGCATACACCAAGCAGATCGGGCCGCAGCTGGGCCTCGACGAGACCACCTCGTTCCTGGTCGTCGCCGCGACACTACTGGACCTGAAGGCCGCGCGGTTGCTGCCGGCGGGTGAAATCCACGACGAGGAGGATCTCGCGCTGCTGGAGGTCCGTGACCTGCTGTTCGCGCGGCTACTCCAGTACCGGGCGTTCAAGCACGTCGCCGAGATGTTCGCCGAGCTGGAAGCCGCGGCGATGCGCAGCTACCCGCGGGCGGTGTCCCTGGAGGATCGTTATTCCGAACTGCTTCCCGAGGTGATGCTCGGCGTCGACGCGGCCCGGTTCGCCGAGATCGCGGCCGCGGCGTTCACGCCGCGCCCGGTTCCGTCCGTGCGCCTCGACCACCTGCACCAGGTGTCGGTGTCGGTTCCCGAGCAGGCGGCCAAGCTGGTGTCGCTGCTGGAGCAGCGTGGCATCGGGGAGTGGGCGTCGTTCTCCGAGCTGGTCTCCGACTGCGAGGTGCCGATCGAGATCGTCGGGCGGTTCCTCGCGCTCCTCGAGCTCTACCGGGCGCGGGCGGTAACATTTGAGCAGCCCGAGGCGCTTGGCGTGCTCCAGATCGCGTGGACCGGAGAGCGGCCGACCAGCCAACAGTTGGCGACCGCGGACGCGGAATAG
- the scpB gene encoding SMC-Scp complex subunit ScpB: protein MTEEISTDSPSDVEIVDTDGHDPAADDGDELDDAAPVELDNAELDSVLEALLLVVDTPVTIDTLATVTEQPAERITDRLRLLADGYVARDSGIDLREAGGGWRMYTRARYAPYVEKLLLDGARSKLTRAALETLAVVAYRQPVTRARVSAVRGVNVDAVMRTLLARGLITEAGTDPDSGAVTFATTELFLERLGLTSLTDLPDIAPLLPDVDVIDDISENLGEEPRFMKLNGAQAPEAPAAIDVDQD from the coding sequence ATGACAGAAGAGATCTCGACGGACAGCCCCTCGGATGTGGAGATCGTCGACACCGACGGCCATGACCCGGCCGCGGATGACGGCGACGAACTCGACGACGCCGCGCCGGTCGAACTGGACAACGCCGAACTGGATTCCGTGCTCGAAGCGCTTCTGCTGGTGGTCGACACCCCGGTGACAATCGACACACTGGCCACCGTCACCGAGCAGCCCGCCGAACGCATCACCGACCGCCTGCGGCTGCTCGCCGACGGGTACGTCGCCCGCGACAGTGGCATCGACCTGCGCGAGGCCGGCGGTGGCTGGCGGATGTACACCAGGGCCCGCTATGCGCCGTATGTGGAGAAACTGCTGCTCGACGGAGCCCGCTCGAAGCTGACCCGCGCGGCGCTGGAGACCCTGGCGGTGGTCGCGTACCGGCAGCCCGTGACGCGGGCCCGGGTCAGCGCGGTGCGCGGGGTCAACGTCGATGCGGTGATGCGCACGCTGCTGGCGCGCGGGCTCATCACCGAGGCGGGCACCGATCCGGATTCGGGTGCGGTGACCTTCGCGACGACCGAATTGTTCCTCGAGCGGCTCGGGCTGACATCGCTGACCGATCTGCCCGACATCGCACCGCTGCTACCGGACGTCGACGTGATCGACGACATCAGCGAAAACCTCGGTGAGGAACCGCGATTCATGAAACTCAACGGCGCCCAGGCCCCCGAAGCCCCGGCCGCCATCGACGTCGACCAGGACTGA
- a CDS encoding pseudouridine synthase: MTDNDGVRLQKVLSQAGIASRRVAEKMIRDGRVEVDDQIVTELGTRVDPAEQVIRVDGARITVDDERVYLAINKPRGMHSTMSDDRGRPCVGDLVEHRVRGTKKLFHVGRLDADTEGLLLLTNDGELAHRLMHPSYEVPKSYVATVLGSVPKGLGRKLRDGVVLDDGPVRVDDFALVDTVPGRTLVRVTLHEGRKHIVRRVLAEVGFPVQELVRTDIGSVTLGDQRPGSIRVLTQKEIGELYKAVGL, translated from the coding sequence ATGACAGACAACGACGGAGTACGCCTGCAAAAGGTGTTGTCCCAGGCCGGCATCGCGTCACGGCGCGTCGCTGAGAAGATGATCCGCGACGGCCGGGTGGAGGTCGACGACCAGATAGTCACCGAACTCGGCACCCGTGTCGACCCCGCCGAGCAGGTGATCCGCGTCGACGGCGCCAGGATCACCGTCGACGACGAGCGGGTGTACCTCGCGATCAACAAGCCGCGCGGCATGCACTCCACGATGTCGGACGACCGTGGCAGGCCGTGTGTCGGCGATCTGGTCGAACACCGGGTCCGTGGCACCAAGAAGCTGTTCCACGTCGGGCGACTCGACGCCGACACCGAGGGATTGCTGTTGCTGACCAACGACGGTGAGCTCGCGCACCGGCTGATGCACCCGTCCTACGAAGTGCCCAAGTCCTATGTCGCCACCGTGCTCGGATCGGTGCCGAAGGGGCTGGGCCGCAAGCTGCGCGACGGAGTCGTGCTCGACGACGGTCCGGTGCGGGTCGACGATTTCGCATTGGTGGACACGGTGCCCGGACGCACCCTGGTGCGGGTCACGCTGCACGAGGGCCGCAAGCACATCGTGCGCCGGGTGCTGGCCGAAGTCGGTTTCCCCGTGCAGGAACTCGTCCGCACCGACATCGGCTCGGTGACGCTGGGCGACCAGCGCCCGGGCAGCATCCGCGTGTTGACACAGAAGGAGATCGGCGAACTGTACAAGGCGGTGGGCCTGTGA
- the cmk gene encoding (d)CMP kinase encodes MSPSVVIAIDGPAGTGKSSVARGLARALNARYLDTGAMYRIVTLGVLRAGIDLADTTAIADVAQRVDLAVGFDPDGDRSYLAGEDVSAEIRGDAVTKAVSAVSAVPQVRARLVELQRELASAPGSVVVEGRDIGTVVLPAADVKIFLTASAEVRARRRTDQNIANGRPADYDAVLADVKRRDHLDSTRAVSPLRAADDAIVVDTSEMNQDEVVAYLTELVAQRAGVSR; translated from the coding sequence GTGAGCCCCTCTGTGGTGATCGCGATCGACGGACCTGCTGGAACCGGAAAGTCCTCGGTGGCACGAGGTTTGGCCCGTGCGCTGAATGCCCGCTATCTGGACACCGGTGCGATGTACCGCATCGTGACCCTCGGTGTGCTGCGCGCCGGCATCGATCTGGCCGACACCACGGCGATCGCGGACGTCGCTCAACGAGTGGATCTGGCGGTCGGTTTCGATCCGGACGGGGACCGCTCGTATCTGGCCGGTGAGGACGTCTCGGCCGAGATCCGTGGCGATGCCGTCACCAAGGCCGTCTCGGCGGTGTCGGCGGTGCCGCAGGTCCGGGCTCGGCTGGTGGAGCTACAGCGTGAACTCGCTTCTGCGCCGGGCAGTGTCGTCGTCGAGGGGCGCGACATCGGCACCGTGGTGCTGCCGGCCGCGGACGTGAAGATCTTCCTGACCGCCTCGGCGGAGGTGCGTGCGCGGCGGCGCACCGACCAGAACATCGCCAACGGCAGGCCCGCCGACTACGACGCGGTGCTCGCCGACGTCAAACGCCGGGACCACCTGGACTCCACCAGGGCGGTGTCACCGCTGCGGGCGGCCGACGACGCGATCGTCGTCGACACCAGCGAGATGAATCAGGACGAGGTCGTGGCGTACCTGACCGAACTCGTCGCACAGAGAGCAGGAGTGTCCCGATGA
- the der gene encoding ribosome biogenesis GTPase Der: MTEDGAGDGVWFDEGDWELGAEEVAEAIEEASAPPPVVAVVGRPNVGKSTLVNRILGRREAVVQDVPGVTRDRVSYDASWGTQRFVVQDTGGWEPDAKGLQQLVAEQASVAMRTADAIIFVVDAVVGATTADEAAAKLLQRSGKPVFLAANKVDNERGEADAAALWSLGLGEPHPISAMHGRGVADLLDSVVAELPSVSEVSGAGGGGPRRVALVGKPNVGKSSLLNRLSGDVRSVVHDVAGTTVDPVDSLIEMDGKLWRFVDTAGLRRKVGQASGHEFYASVRTHGAIDAAEVAIVLVDASQPLTEQDQRVLSMVIEAGRALVLAFNKWDLVDEDRRYLLDREIDLQLAQIQWAPRVNISAKTGRAVQKLVPALETSLASWDKRITTGQLNSFLKEVVAATPPPVRGGKQPRILFATQAASRPPTFVLFTSGFLEAGYRRFLERRLRETFGFEGSPIRINVRVREKRGSKSRR, encoded by the coding sequence ATGACCGAGGACGGCGCCGGCGACGGCGTGTGGTTCGACGAGGGCGACTGGGAGCTGGGCGCAGAAGAGGTGGCCGAGGCCATCGAGGAGGCCTCGGCGCCGCCGCCGGTGGTCGCCGTCGTGGGCCGGCCCAACGTCGGCAAATCCACTCTGGTGAACCGGATCCTGGGCCGGCGCGAAGCCGTCGTGCAGGACGTCCCCGGCGTCACTCGGGACCGGGTGTCCTATGACGCGTCCTGGGGCACCCAGCGATTCGTCGTGCAGGACACCGGCGGGTGGGAGCCCGACGCCAAGGGGCTGCAGCAGCTGGTGGCCGAGCAGGCGTCGGTCGCGATGCGCACCGCCGACGCGATCATCTTCGTCGTCGACGCCGTGGTCGGGGCCACCACCGCCGACGAGGCCGCGGCAAAACTGTTGCAGCGCTCCGGAAAACCGGTGTTCCTGGCCGCCAACAAGGTCGACAACGAGCGCGGCGAGGCCGACGCGGCCGCGCTGTGGTCGCTGGGGCTGGGGGAGCCGCATCCGATCAGCGCGATGCACGGCCGCGGCGTCGCCGACCTGCTCGACTCCGTTGTCGCGGAGCTGCCGTCGGTCTCCGAGGTTTCCGGAGCAGGAGGCGGCGGCCCGCGCCGGGTCGCGCTGGTGGGTAAGCCCAACGTCGGGAAATCGTCTCTGCTGAACCGGCTTTCGGGTGACGTCCGCTCGGTGGTGCACGATGTCGCGGGCACCACCGTCGACCCGGTCGACTCGCTGATCGAGATGGACGGCAAGCTCTGGCGTTTCGTCGACACCGCGGGCTTGCGCCGCAAGGTCGGGCAGGCCAGCGGCCACGAGTTCTACGCGTCGGTGCGCACCCACGGTGCGATCGACGCGGCCGAGGTCGCGATCGTGCTCGTCGACGCGTCCCAGCCGCTGACCGAACAGGACCAGCGGGTGCTGTCGATGGTGATCGAGGCGGGCCGGGCGCTGGTGCTGGCTTTCAACAAGTGGGACCTGGTCGACGAGGACCGCCGCTACCTGCTGGACCGCGAGATCGACCTGCAGCTGGCCCAGATCCAGTGGGCGCCGCGGGTGAACATCTCGGCCAAGACCGGCCGCGCCGTGCAGAAACTGGTGCCCGCGCTGGAGACGTCGTTGGCGTCCTGGGACAAGCGCATCACCACCGGGCAGCTGAACTCCTTCCTCAAGGAGGTCGTCGCCGCGACCCCGCCGCCGGTTCGTGGCGGCAAGCAGCCCCGCATCCTGTTCGCCACCCAGGCGGCGTCGCGTCCGCCGACGTTCGTGTTGTTCACCTCCGGCTTCCTGGAGGCCGGATACCGGCGCTTCCTGGAGCGCCGACTCCGCGAGACGTTCGGTTTCGAGGGCAGCCCGATCCGGATCAACGTGCGGGTGCGTGAGAAAAGGGGTTCGAAGTCGCGGCGGTGA